A stretch of DNA from Yoonia sp. G8-12:
GGCACACGCCTTTTGAGGGTTTGGTGATCCCGAACAAGGCTTGCATGAACTCGGATCGGCCAGCACCAACGAGGCCATAAAAGCCAAGGATTTCGCCCTTGTTGAGGCTGAAATTGATGTCAGCGAATTCGGTCGGGTGTTCATATCCCACCACTTTCAGGACTTCATCACCAATGTCATGGTCGCTTTGCGGGAAAATCTGATCGACGGATCGCCCGACCATCATCGTGACAAGATCGCCTTCGGAGATGTCGTCAGTCTTGCCATCGCCAACAAAGGCACCATCGCGAAACACCGTGTAACGGTCGGCGATGCGGAAAATCTCATCAAACTTGTGGCTGATAAACAGGATCGCTTTGCCCTGCGATTTCAGGGTTTCGACCAGCACGTAGAGCTCTTCGATTTCTTTGTGGGACAGGGCAGCGGTAGGTTCGTCCATAATGACCACGCGGGCATCCACCGATAGTGCGCGGGCAATGGCAACGAGGTGTTTGTTGGCAATGCCCAGGTCGCGCAATTGGGTGTGGGAGCTGAAAGGGGCACCGATATCTTCCAGCAGTTTGGTGGCGGCACGGTGCATCTGTGTTGTGTCGATCAGGCCGAACCGGGTGCGAGGGGCGTGGCCTATATAGATATTTTCTGCCACTGAAAGTTCATCGAACAGCACGGTCTCTTGGTGGATCGCAGTGATGCCCGCCTTGGCGGCGTCGTTGGGGGAGGCAAATGACACTGGGTCTCCGTCGATGCGGATCGTGCCGCCATTGGGCTGGTAAATGCCTGTTAGGATTTTCACGGTTGTGGATTTTCCGGCACCGTTTTCACCCACAAGGGCGGTCACTTGGCCGGGGTAAAGATCCAGTTTGACCTCATCCAGGGCTTTCACACCGGGGAATACCTTGGTGATCATGTCCATCGATACCATGGGGGTCGCGGGTCGATTCGACATCCAAACACACTTTCAGAATTGGGGATTGGGGTCATTCGGACCGGCGCTCATATTGCGCCGGACCGAAGCAGGGCGTCGTCTTAGAAGATCGACTTGAACTGGTCGATGTTGCTGGCGTCGTAAACAAACGGATCGGCCATTGCGCCTTCGTTGTTTTCGTCCAGCGTCAGGCTGCCCATACGGCCCATCGGGATTTCAGCCCCAGGGGCGGCTTCGACGCCGTTCTGGCTCAGTTCATAGGCCAGCATTGTGGCAGAGTAGCCCAGATCAATCGGGTTCCAGATCGCAAACGACTGGGAGGCACCGGACTCGATGGCACCGGCCATTTCAGATGGCAGCCCAAGGCCAGTGACGTTCACCTGACCGACTTTGCCGGCATCCACAACAGCCTGGGCCGCGGCCACAATACCAACGGATGTTGGCGCGATGATCGCATCAAGGTCGGGGTAGGACTGCATCAGACCTGTAGCCTCGCGGTAGGATTTGTCGGCAAGGTCGTCGCCATAAACAGTAGCGACAACATCAATGCCAGGATAGTCGCCCATGACGGCCATCAT
This window harbors:
- a CDS encoding sugar ABC transporter ATP-binding protein, whose translation is MSNRPATPMVSMDMITKVFPGVKALDEVKLDLYPGQVTALVGENGAGKSTTVKILTGIYQPNGGTIRIDGDPVSFASPNDAAKAGITAIHQETVLFDELSVAENIYIGHAPRTRFGLIDTTQMHRAATKLLEDIGAPFSSHTQLRDLGIANKHLVAIARALSVDARVVIMDEPTAALSHKEIEELYVLVETLKSQGKAILFISHKFDEIFRIADRYTVFRDGAFVGDGKTDDISEGDLVTMMVGRSVDQIFPQSDHDIGDEVLKVVGYEHPTEFADINFSLNKGEILGFYGLVGAGRSEFMQALFGITKPSKGVCRVNGDIKVIRSPADAVSNGIVYVPEDRGKQGAIIGLPIFQNITLPSLGKTSRNGFLKLAEEFKLAREYSQRLDLRAAALDQDVGNLSGGNQQKVVIAKWLATQPQVIILDEPTKGIDIGSKAAVHEFMSELASQGLSVIMVSSEIPEVIGMSDRVIVMRDGRIAAELTKDELSPETLVRHAAGITSPTEGAAA